Sequence from the Phragmites australis chromosome 6, lpPhrAust1.1, whole genome shotgun sequence genome:
TGTGGGAGCATGCACAATTAGCTGTAAATCAAAGGTTGGTGCTGGTGGGCACTCATAGAGTTCCATGACCTGAAGCTTAGGCTGAGCTATACATAGTCTAGACTTATTGGCCAAGCTCGGTACCATTCGTCAGCGCCGACCCTAATCTGTTATTAACAGCTTATAGTTAGCAGGCTTACTGGCTACTGCCCAACGGCCCACTAGCCCACCAACTATTCTTCGAACCCACCAGCCCAACAACTCACGAGCCCAGATAATTTGATCCACTTGTGGGTTGGGCTGGGTCGTGACCCCCAACGAACTAACTTCCTCGcgagtttttatatttttatattttttaattgaaaattgcgaaaatatatatctgttttgaaaaATCGCATATCTAAACTTATGTCGTCCTTCCAACggatgaaaaattaaaaaaaaaacttatcacCCTTTCAACGGTTgacaagttttttatttttttattaaacttGTTGTTTGTTGGAAGGATGATAGCTTTTCAACGGACGATATGAGTCTAGATATTCAATTTTTCAAATCGGAtacctatttttataattttttatttaacgcTGTGGGGAATTTTGGATCGGGCTTGCTGTAAATCTaaattttgcctttttttttttgctggttGGATTTTTTACCGGGTTCACGGGTAAACTTGTATGTTTTTCCCTGGTTCCAAATAGTCTCTTAAATTTACTGTCAGAATACTATATTGTGAACTCATGTCACCCATCTTTTCATGGCCATTGTTCAACTCCGCTGACACTCCACTCTCAATTATCTACTATTTTGAGGATCAGCTAATATCACACTTTATATTGCTAGTTTGCTTTCAGTAAGACACGGTGTACTCGTCAAAAGTGAGACACTCTATGATGATTTTATTAATCTctaaattttatatctttaatttttaatagataTTATGTACGTATAATGATATGAGTACgtgtatatattatatattgtactacgatttataaaaaaaattgatggttTGCTACCAACTCTTCCAACCAAGCACCAACAATCTCATTCGTTCCTCCATCAATTCCCTCGTTCCTTCTCTCATAAATGTCTCCAATCTGACTAGTCTCATTCCCTACTGCCACCAAAACCCCAAAGCGAATTCGATCTCTTCTGTTCAAACAGAACACACTGTTTCAGTGCTGCGATAAAAAATTCTCACGGCACCATCGCATCGCATCCATTTCGTTTTctgtttcctttttctttttgccctTTTCTTGCGATTTATGCCATCACATCTGGCGCTGCTGTCGTGCCTGCTGGTGCTGCTCCTCTCGCTCGACAAGTTCCTCCTCCACTACCTCAAGAGGCGCTGGTTCTccggcgccagcgccggcgGCACCGTCCCGAGGGGACCCGCCAAATCGAGGCGACCCATGGCGGCCGCCAAGTGGAGCGAGACGGCCATGCTCGTCATCGACATGCAGGTTTGTATGTTCCTCtcggaggggggaggggggttgtTTCGGTTTCTTGATTTTGAGTTGCTTGCTGGTTCTGATGGCTTCGTGTTGGTGGGATTGGTGGCGGCGGTCGGcggctggctgcagaaggaCTTCGTGGACCCGTCGATGCGCAGCCCGATGCTGGTGGGCGGTGGCGAGGCCgtcgtccccgccgtcgccaagGCCGTCGCCGTCGCAAGGGAGCGCGGCATCTTCATCGTCTGGGTCGGTTCTTTCAGCTTTGCTACTGCCCAGTTGATCTGCCCTAGTGTAATTTCTGCATAATTTCTTGGCCTAGTACAAGatgaacatctaatttattgGTTCATTGCAACGAGGCGAACTGATTTCTCGGTCCACTTAAAGGGGAATCTTTTTAGCGTGCATTCTAAGTAAGTTCACAACTTTTCGTGTCTGTGCATTTGCCGTGCAAGGAAGGAATAGGAACTTTTGGAAACACAACAATATATCTTAGTCCCGGAATTTCTTCTTTCACTGCAATGTGTGTCCCCTAATAGGCTAATATTTCTGTTTTCCTTGTCAAATGCATGTAGACACtaagggtgtgattggttgcccgtATGGACCGTATAGGCAAGCTGATCGGAGTCAtgtttgttgaaaagaaaagctttggttggttgtatttgTCTGAACAGTCTAATTTGAGTTTCTGttttggttgactgaatctgaggtCGCATGAACGAATGCAAGAGCTAAGGTTCTTATTGGGTTCTCGCACGAAGGTAATTTTGTGATACCGGTAAGTGAGCCTGCatgcatgagcggatgcagtaGGCTGCATCCGTCGAGCCAGACTACGGGTGTACATTTGTATCCGTCGGGCCAAACTGAAACAGTGCACGCGGACAATCAAACACGCTTCTCTCTACAATTATACGCATCCGCCGAGTCAGGATCTAttcatgcgggcaaccaatcaAACCTAAGACTCCTAAATAGTTTCTAGGACCAATGATCAGAGTCTTGTTCTTTTCTGAACCTGCTTACTTGGTTTGACCATCCTGCCTTGCGTAAGCGCACATGGCACTTCTGAACCTTTTTTTAGTCATAACAGTTGTGTGGACTATTTAGGTGTCAACATATGTCAGCAATTTAGAATTGGATGGTGCGAAAGTGTAATGGTTCTATCTTCTACGGATTTCACATTGTGTGTGCTCTGATTGACTAACAGATCGGCACATTTCACTTttgctcttctttttctctAGGGATAATAAGAACCAGATTCTGTGCATGAAACAACATGATAACACGGTAAACTCTACAGTATTCATAATGCACCAAGAGGGCACATGTGTAGAATTCTTCTTAGTGATAAAGTATACATAATGCATCAAGAGGGTGACCGATGGGATGATTTGAGGGTTACCATGTTGCTGAATTAGGTGGTAGATTTACTTTCTTTCATTCAGAAATGGCACAAAGTCAGCGTGTTGTTAAATGTTTGGAACACTCTGGTGTTATTCCAAAAAAAGTAACAAAACAAATAATCTTTCTAGCTTTAGCATATATTTTCACTTTTTGGCACTTCTCCTGAAAGAACTAGATATAATATGTAGCACCCACCTTCCAGTTTGAAATCATTTTTGCTTGAGGTTTAAATCGGTGATTCTGAAACTTATTCATCTATATTATCTTGGATAGTTGGTTGTATTGATGTACATGAACTCTGCTTAACATGATTTTCAGATATTCATTAAAAACGTGTGACAAACTAACATCTGTTAGTGTATTGTAAAACATACAATTTTCTCCTTTTCACACAAAGCAATGTGATTCACAAAGGAGTGTGATAGATTTAATCATCATTGTTCTCTGCCAAGACATTGTTTTATGGTGAACTCCAATGTAGGTTGTCAGAGAGCATGACCCTTCTGGAAGAGATGTTGAACTTTTCCGCAGGCACCACTACTCTGGGGGTAAGGGTCCGACAGTGAAAGGTTTAAAAGGCGCGGAGTTGGCTGATGGGCTTGTTATCAAAGAAGGGGAATATAAGTTGGTGAAGACAAGATTTAGTGCTTTCTTTGCGACGCACCTTGATTCTGTCCTCAAAACTGCAGGAATAAAGAACTTGGTTATTGTTGGTAAGCACTGATATACATCTATTGATAAGGAAGTGACTTTCCTTTTGTTACCTTGATAATTGGTTTCTGTAATGTTTTTGAGTTTCTGATATACAACAGTATTATTTTTCCTTCTGTCTCCCATGGCAATTTTTGGTTTCATCATGTTTTCTAGTTGACATAGAATGGCAATAATCATTCTTATATAAGTCTCAAAGGGAATAAATATAAAATTTCTTCTTTTTCCACAGTACAGCAACCTTTGCACCAAATATCTCACCCTTCCTTCTGTGCTTGAGGGAGCACAATATTACATTGTGCAGCATCATGCGACATATGTGTGTAAATGTGTTGATTTTCAGGGGTTCAAACACCAAATTGCATTCGGCAGACTGTCTTTGATGCTGTTGCACTGGACTATGAGAAAGTTACCGTTATTATTGATGCAACAGCTGCTGCTAGGCCAGAAATCCATCTGTGTGAGTATTCGTGCTTCACACTTAACCTCCTATATTATTTTCCACAACAACGCATAGATATATCCGTTCTTGGCAATTTGATATGGTTATCATTAGACTAATGGTAGGCATGTTGCTTGAGTGCTAGATTTTCTCATAGTAGAAAACTCTTTTGAAATCACTAGACTATTCATGACACTTACTTTTGTCCTCTGTGATGAGGTAGATAATATGGTATTGAGAAGTAAAAGCTAATGCATATAGTCAGCAATAAGCTAAAGAAAGCAAAGACATAGTGTGCGTCTTAGTGTCATTAAATTGTTAATTGCATAGTGTTATAAATCTATAAGGCAAACTCAGAAATTTTAATATGCCTTGGATAAAAAGTAtgtaaatttataaaaaaatcagagTTGTCTCAGAAGCAGCAAGCTGGATACTGTATTGAAGATTTGATGCCTGAATGGTTGGATGATTGGTcattgaacttttttatttcttcatgTCACCACAGTTTCAAGTCCTTAAGCATCATGTAGGAATTGAACTCATGTTGTATCCAAATTCACAACCTAGAATTTAGTACATAGCTTCTTCACAAAATTATTTATAACTCATATTTGGCACACGGGCTTTGGAAAGTTAAACCATTTGAAGGGTCCGATGATCATCCAGTGGGAAAGGTGCGAGTTTTTGTGACGATGAAGTTCAATTCAATAGGGGCAAAGTTGTAGCACAAAATTCTTGTCTTAGGAAAAGTATAACCAACAACAAGCACACTTTAGGGCCATTAAGCACAGCTTTTGTTGACGGCTGCAGGGATGCCATGTTTGACGGTTTAGAGAAACTATACCCTTTGTTCACTCTGTTTAATCTGTTGTTTGGGACTAGTGCTGACTGAAGGCATCTACTATATGTTGACCCCAGCAAATATCAGGGACATGAAGAACATCGGAGTGGAAACACCAGCCTTGGAAGAATGGTGCCGCTAGGGTTGGTGGCTACATCATTCTCAGCAGCAACGAGACTCCCATGGCGTATCAGATGTTCACTTTTGTTTTCGTTGCATCTAATTTCATCTAGTTATATTGTTACTCTGTCAGGTAGAACAATATACCCtgctatacatatatatgcatgtgtacaACTTCTAATCCCTCCTATGTATAGAGTTCACCATACCATGTGATTGTTCAAATGAAAACCCGTCAATCTGTGTGAACAGGCAGATGCTTAATCAAAACCATAGGAGAACCTGAGGAGACTGTAAGAGATTTTCGGTGCTTTTGAGGTTGAATGATGTAACCCTATATAGAGAAATTTTTTATGGGACCCTAAAGCATGTTAGCTACTACTTGTGACGAACATATATGACTAGATATGATGCATGTGGCTGGCAGACCGGTGGTTATGAGTGCCTCGTCCATCCATTTGCGTTGCTCGTCGAACCAAAAGGAATGATTCCAACGCAAAGGGTAGCATCCACCCCCTCACCCTTTGTTTTCAATATAATGAGCTATTCTAGTGAAAATTGGGTAGCAGCTCACTCCTTAGATGATAATAACTTTGAAAATCAGGTATTAACTCTTTGAGGGAGGCTAGCGTTATCGAAAATTCGGCAACAACTCACTCCTTAAAAGGTGTGTGTTCCAAACAAGTCGCTCCCTTTCTTATCCTTGTCGTGCCTAAAGGTGTGAGTTTCCCCTATTTTCacattctagttttttttttaaaaaaatcaatccCAATTTTTTAAAGGTGTGAGTTGCCTCCTATTTTTACTTTATGAAGGTGTGAGTTGCTTGTGATTTTTGCATGATTTGTTTTAGTTGTTTTGGATCTGTTTGGTTTGCTACATCTGAGTCTGCATATATGAGAAACTTGCATTCGTTCATGCATTCCTGTACAAAAGTCTGTTTGGTCGCCTACATAGAGGATACAAACCTGCATGAGTCATCCTGGCTATACGATATGCAAAATCGAGCTTCATTTTCATCCAGGCTGGGCGGATGTAGGCTGCATGAGCTACAATGTCAGTATGACCTACTCGTCAGTCTCAGGTCATAGGATCATTGCATCCGCTCGTACATGCAACCAAACACCTTCATAAGTTCACTGCATCCACCATTACATCCGCTCATATAGCCAACTAAACACTCTTCTCAAGCACTATACGGCTCCCACAGTCTACTTCCATTCAGTCAGGCTATACGATGCAACCCTTTTTTttgcaaccaaacacaccctttaTGTTTTGACATTGAGTTAGTACCAAATTTGTTATGGAGTAAATTGTGTCCTATTTTTGCATGAGTTGCGCCCTTTATTACTTGAGTTGCTAACTAGTTTTTTATGAAGGTATGAGTTGCTCCTATTTTAAAACCATTTGCTCCCTGCTTTTACACGATTTGTTCATCCGCTTATAGTTTTTAGGTTGTATATACAATTTAGGTATTGTTCTGAATAGACACTTTTTAGGTGTTAGTCATATAATCAATTACTAATAGTTATATCTATTAGGAAATAGTGTCTTTCTAATAGACATGTCCTTTCATTATGTTCATtgaacatgtataaatatgtaaacactaTATGAATCAATATAGGAGTTCATTCTTTCTACTCTCTATTGTGTTATACTATCTACCCGCAACATGTTATCAGCACTAATGCTCTACAATCGCTACTCGGCCAAACCGATCATATACAGCAATGGCAGCCTCACTAGAGCACTTGCTTGACTCCGTCCAGTGTCTGGCGTCCTGCATCTAGGCGATGAATCGACCTCAATATTCAACCACAGTTAGCATGATGGCATCACCGATCCATGGAATACAAGGCAAACCACACGAAGGCAGCACTCGGAACACACAACGTCGACCATGGCAACAAGGCGTGTCATCTTCTGTGTCGCCTCCCATACCATCGTCGACATGACGGCGGTAGCTGAATTTCATCGCCGTTGTGGCCATCCTCCGCATGCATCAACCAAAGACACATCACTCCAGTCAGGCAAAGACAAACATCAGATGAACAAGAACAGAAGGTGAGCAGAGGAGCATACGGACCTTCATCCTTTGCTTCTCACCCACGACGACGATGGATCCGATTTGATCGGATCAACACACCTCCTACGCGTGGCTCTTCATACCGTTCATCGTCAGTATCTTCACGCCTCGATCAAGAACGCCGTCATCCACCATCGGACGCCTTTGCACTCCCTTGGCTGGTGCTCCACTCACGACCTTATGCCGTTCACCTCCGTCAAATGTGATCGAGGCGGCCTATAGGCACCCCAGCCTTGTGCACTACCCCTTGATCCCCTCAACTAAGGAGGCCACCCTCCTTCCTCCGATGACACCGAACACCCATGGAGAGGACGAAGACACCCATCGGCGTCGCTTAGGCGCCCAACCTTGACAAATCCGCTCGAATATCTTCGAGCAGTGGCTCTACGGCGGTGGGCCCCAACGCGGCACGACGAAGCGCTCACATTGGAGCCGCTCACCACGCCGACACAACCTCTATCTTGGCGGACTTGGATGTATGGCACGACTTTGGATCAGCTTCATGACGGTCCTTGGTGGCCGCTCCATCTTCCACCGGTGGTGGCCCTCTATGGCCGCACCTGATCCGGCAGCACGCCGATTGGTCGCAGCCAGCACTCGGCCTCCACCCAGCGGCTCCTCGGCTGCCTGGCGGTGGTGCCTTGAACCGCCCTATTGGCGCTAGCGGCCCACCTCCACGTATTAACGACGCCTAATGCATCCCTCCGCACTCTGACGGCCTTGTCATCTGCACTCTGGCGTAGCTACCCTCAGGCAGTCTACTGCTGCACCTCCTCAGGTTGCAGCGCGCCTTTTTGGCGTCACCGTCCACCCATCTGGCCCTTGCCCCTCCAGCGAAGAGGCCACCCCTCCAACCGCACCACTCTTGGTAGCAACCTACTCTCATGGTCGGGTGATGTTGTGACCCGACCATCTGGCGGCGACTGCGCTCCATGAGGGAGGCCGAGCGGTTGGGGTTCTAACCCTAACCTGCTGCTCCTTCCTCTTATACATGGGGTGTTGTGGGGGAGCCCGCTGGGCCGAGTGGGATAGAAAGGCCGCCTGGGCCACAGCCTAGGTTGGTTGAGCCCACTCGGCTAGGCCAAAATGCCCGAACCTCAGGCCAAATTGTAGTAAACCCCCTGGGTTTTAAATATATTGCAAGATCATCCAAACGAATAGTACTCTGTATCTAGTACTTTTGATGTTAAGGCTCTCAGTGTTTTTAGTAATTGAACATTGTGTGTATCTACTGATGTAAAATTACATTTTAGACcttatttttctagaatattgTGCAAtattcaatgtgtttgcttcgAGCATTCTATATAACATGCAGTTGAATTAACGATCgtgttaattttgcaattgagaatTTTCTTACAgaattacatattaattcaaTTAAGTCCAAAAGGAGCTTTTATGACCaaaagtgcttaattcaagcaaAATTAATATGCAAAATTTTAGGTAACTACCGTCAAAGTGTTAAACCATTAACTTGCGGTCTATACCATTTTTGGTGACTACCGTCAAAAGGTTAAATCACAAcatttgaggtctacaccattttgaTGATTACCtctatcgagggttaatccctgacagtgattccggagTATGTTGGATAGTGGGTGCTTGAACGGCATTTGGGGAACACAGGGAGTTGATAAGCCAGCGTTCGGTGAAGCACATGATGAATTGTGTGTGTGACGAACTCTGAGATGCAAGGagttatataggttcgggcctcccggagaataataaccctacgtcctatATGTTGTGTTTATGGAGGATCTGAGTGGGTTACAGATAGTGTTCTAGCTGGTTGCCAGGTTTTTTCCGTCTTCTTCTTACAAATGGGGTCCTCATCTCTTTATAtaggaggggagaggagaacttactcatcctaatatctaacccaagccatcattacAAAGGACAAAGTGTGCCCACTTGACCCGAGGGTTTGATACATCCCCTCGTTGTGCACCGTAGATCTTTGGCTGTCACGCCATCTCATCCAGGTGCTCTGCCTGCCGCTTGTATGTGGAGTTATCAACTTGCCTGACCAGCCTACTGACACCGTCCCATCCGTTGTGCAAAACCGTGCTGGTCTGCACCGCACCACcctatagcatttaatgccacgGGACGGGACACTGCCCTTTTGCACCGTCCATGACTTTGTTTGTAGGGGAAGGCGCTTGGGGAaggaaaaatacttgagtagatatcaataaatgtgattggACAGTTTATGTCAGGTCTGGCCCTACGATcagtggggctggtcgcgggttCAAGCGAGGTCCCAATGAGGCTGGTCGCGTAAGCCTCGTACTGATCGCAAGACTTCCTACCCTGGTCGTGCGACCGACTAGTGTTTAGGAAATACGCATCCCTGGTTCTTATATTCCTTAGGGGACTCTTTTGTCAAGGTACCCTTATACTccatacaccgacagtagccccaaGCTTCCCCGTGACCGTGGTCCATCCTGGTCGTACCACTTGGGCTCTTGGCAAACGTAATCTGCCTGGGGAGTGGTCATTTTGACGTCATCAGTCATCCGAGTTTAAGTCTGAGTTTTCATGTCTTGGGGCTTTTAAGCGTCCTaagagagagacattgattgTTGTTGGCCCTGAAGGACTCTTTGGTTCCTTTAGTGTGCCCCCTCGGATTTTGAGCGGCATGACTGCTGCAGCTATTGGGGTGCCACTGGGATCTTTTTAAAAAGGGGAGTGTTTGACGATTTTTTTCAAACCACCCTCACGTCTTCCTTCCAGTCTCATGTTCTGCTTAGTAGTGTTGGCAAGCCCTggggtcatggcgtgctccttTTCTTCCTCGCCGGAGAGCTTGACAACTTTAGAAGGCTTGGTGAGGGTCGAGTCACCTCCGGCACCGGTTTCACACGCCGTGGTGCCTCTAGAGTCAATTGATGTCACGGGTATGCTTGTAAGGTCGAAGCCGGTGCTTGCCAAGTTGGAGCCGGTGACCATCATACTTCCACTCTTTCATCGTGGACCGTCTTCTGCTAGTTCGTTTTCGGTCTCCAGCCCGAGCGGATCCCCTGGCCGAGGTCATCGAAGTCTCCGATGATGAGGGGGAGATCGATGGGACCTTCTGGAGGAAGAGGTCGACGAAGAGAAGAaattggagatgaagtggaaGGAGGGTCTGCTAGGTGCGCCGGTGCCAGTTAATAGTTCTAGCAGGGTCTTTGCGTTGGTGACCTTCCTTGGTCCTTACGCCGGTTGTCGCCCAATCCCCAAAGTGGTAAGCTGTCGCTCCCAGGATGAATACAAGAAGTTTTTTGATTCTTTCAAGGGTAAATAGGGATCTTGCGCTTTTGAGTTTCTGAAGGTGATGGATCCTCCCTTATCGCGTGAACCCGGCAGATCCTTTCCGTCAACTTTGTACTGACTTTTATGATTAAGAAAAAATCGTGGGGGGTTGGacgcctattcttgttgtattCCTCACGCTAGTCGGGCTCTTGGTGCGTAGAACAAGCCACGGCTCGACAAGTCCGTTGGGGGCGGGCCACGCTCGGCCTTAGCAAGGACTTGTAGCTTTAGGATCTTTGTCTCCAGCTGCCTGGTTGTTCGTCATCTTGGTCGCCAACCCCCATAGTGGTCGTCGAGTGTGGTTGCGTGCTGTGGTCGGAGAACCCATATGTCAGGAGTCCATGGCTGGTCAtgaggtcctacaaaatagagagtctGGTTTTTCTTTCTTGAAATTTAAGAACTTGCAAGCTATATTCCACACTCGTCcagaaggtcctgcaaaataaacaaacagGCCCGTCTTCGAGCGACCtcacacatagaacttgcgcaataGGGTGAtattccaggagttgtgtaattcacggccATCCTTCAAGGCTAGCTTGAC
This genomic interval carries:
- the LOC133922286 gene encoding probable inactive nicotinamidase At3g16190 isoform X2, which codes for MPSHLALLSCLLVLLLSLDKFLLHYLKRRWFSGASAGGTVPRGPAKSRRPMAAAKWSETAMLVIDMQKDFVDPSMRSPMLVGGGEAVVPAVAKAVAVARERGIFIVWVVREHDPSGRDVELFRRHHYSGGKGPTVKGLKGAELADGLVIKEGEYKLVKTRFSAFFATHLDSVLKTAGIKNLVIVGVQTPNCIRQTVFDAVALDYEKVTVIIDATAAARPEIHLWT
- the LOC133922286 gene encoding probable inactive nicotinamidase At3g16190 isoform X1 codes for the protein MPSHLALLSCLLVLLLSLDKFLLHYLKRRWFSGASAGGTVPRGPAKSRRPMAAAKWSETAMLVIDMQKDFVDPSMRSPMLVGGGEAVVPAVAKAVAVARERGIFIVWVVREHDPSGRDVELFRRHHYSGGKGPTVKGLKGAELADGLVIKEGEYKLVKTRFSAFFATHLDSVLKTAGIKNLVIVGVQTPNCIRQTVFDAVALDYEKVTVIIDATAAARPEIHLSNIRDMKNIGVETPALEEWCR